Proteins co-encoded in one Leptospira stimsonii genomic window:
- a CDS encoding DUF1361 domain-containing protein, whose protein sequence is MNLKHASLLLPPLSLFLSCLLSLLFIELRVSISGKQSYVFLKWNLVLALIPVCIAYFLLFYYKIRKRSIDLIFVFLILVWLVFFPNSPYIVSDFIHLKPKSGIPLWFDILLIFSFAWNGLFSGYLSLRIIHNVLDDKFNAVINWMFVLTVAPLAALGVYIGRFYRWNSWDILTNPLALYEDMMEILIGIQENRRLLGILILISISIFFGYLIVYSLTRFSSHFKKSET, encoded by the coding sequence ATGAACCTCAAGCACGCGTCACTATTGCTTCCGCCTCTTTCCTTATTCTTGTCCTGTCTTCTGAGTCTCTTATTCATCGAATTGAGGGTATCGATTTCGGGAAAACAAAGTTACGTTTTTCTAAAGTGGAATTTGGTCTTAGCGTTGATCCCGGTTTGTATCGCCTACTTTCTCCTGTTCTATTATAAAATTCGCAAGAGATCGATCGATCTGATTTTTGTTTTCCTAATTTTAGTCTGGCTCGTTTTCTTTCCCAATTCTCCGTATATCGTTTCCGATTTTATCCACCTCAAACCGAAGTCCGGAATTCCGCTTTGGTTCGACATCTTGTTGATTTTTTCATTCGCCTGGAACGGACTTTTTTCAGGTTATCTATCGCTCCGAATCATCCACAACGTATTGGACGACAAATTCAACGCGGTGATCAACTGGATGTTCGTCTTAACGGTCGCACCACTCGCGGCTTTGGGAGTTTATATCGGCAGATTTTACAGATGGAATTCTTGGGACATCCTTACGAATCCTCTCGCACTTTATGAAGATATGATGGAGATCCTGATCGGCATCCAAGAGAATCGAAGATTGTTAGGAATTCTGATCCTGATTTCGATCTCGATCTTTTTCGGATATTTGATCGTCTACTCTTTGACCCGCTTTTCTTCTCATTTTAAAAAAAGCGAAACCTAA